In Chloroflexota bacterium, the genomic stretch CAAGGACTACCGCGCGGACTACGGCGCGGTCGGCGATGCCAAGGTTGTGCTGCGGCAGATGATCGAAGAGGTGAAGAGTCAGGTCGGTGCGGAAGGTCGCGGAGATGTGAACGGCGTCCGCGACGAAATCAAGAAGATTCGCGACGAGTACATGGCAGAGTGGGGGCCGAACTTCGTGTCGGACGAGGTACCCATCAGCCCGTACCGCGTCTTCAATGAGATGATGGCGAATGTTGACATCGCCAACACCATCGTAACCCACGACTCCGGCTACCCGCGCGAACAGATTGTGCCGTTCTGGCCCGTAACCACACCGCGCGGCTACCTTGGCTGGGGCAAATCAACGCAGCTTGGCTATGGCTTGGGCTTGGCGCTCGGCGCGAAGATGGCAGCGCCCGACAAGACGGTGATAAACATTATGGGCGACGCTGCGTTCGGCATGGCAGGCTTGGATATCGAGACCGCCGCCCGCTCCAACATCGGTACGCTCACGATCATCCTGAACAACGGCGTGATGACGCACTACTACGACCACTTCCCGCATGCGACGGAGCACTGGGGCAGCAACAGGCTTGGCGGCGAGTACGCAAAGGTCGCTGAGGGCTTGGGTGCCTACGCAGAGCGCGTGGATAACCCCGACGAGGTGAACGGCGCCATCAAGCGCGCGCTGGAAGCCACGCAGGAAGACCGCCCCGCCGTCTTGGAAATGATGACCAAGGAAGAAGAAAACATCTCCCGCTACTGGCGCTAGGAACTAATCTAACAGAATATACAGGACGAGAAGAATGGAGCGAATGGAGGATTGCTTTACGGCAATCTCGTTCGCTCCATTATCATTAGTTTCCTGTGATCTCATTTATGAGTGTGCCCACAGATTCCTACTGTTTTATGCACTCCTAAAATAAAGGGAAGCCAGAGCTTGGCGAGAGTAAATCCCCTGAATGCAGAACTGACTATCTAAAATACTTGATAACGAACAAATGTTCATGTGCGATATTGAGGTCGTTATAGAACGACTATTCTATACGCGGAGGCGTAAGTACATGGACAAGCTGATAAGGAAGATAGTGCGCGCAGTTTTGCGTGCGGTGAATCTGGAGGATGCGCGAATATCGCGCATTGAGAATAGCGCTTGGAAAAATAAGCGCTATCTGAAAAACTTGGGGGTGGAGTTCACCGAAGAGGTTGTCGAAAGGGCAATTGACGAGGCTTTTGAGTCTGACGACATATCCGCTGCGGTGGAGGCTGCCTTCGAGGACATGCAAGAGAGCGCCGCGGCTGCGTGGGTCGATACGTTGAACGGCGTACTGCACGGCGATTACAATCGCAACACTTGCCGCGCGCTCATCCGCAGCGGGCAGTGGGATGAAATCGCGAGTGAGCATGAGACTAGGTGCGAGCATGCTCTCCGCAAAGTACTGGAACTGACCGCCGAATACTGGTCTGGCGAATACGACCCGCACAACTAAATTGCCTCGCTGAGTTAGTGCACACCTAACGAGGCAATATAACCACCCTTCACAAGAGAGTTCCTCCAAGCAGAGTGTGCATGCTTGGAGGAATTTTCATTTGTATATCTGGCTGCTGCTGAGATGCTAAAATCCATCACTGCGATTTTCGTTACTGTACTTGTTGTACTGGTGATCGCCTGTACATCCGAGCAGACTGCACCTGAATCCGTGTCCATACTAATGACGGACTTCGATGCTCTCAATGAGTGGTACTCGTCCGACATCCTTGCCGACAACATAAAGCAAGCATATCGAAATATAGGTCAGCAGCAACCGGAAGTAGGCCATTTCGCTAGGGCTTGCGTATTGTCGCGCAAGGCAGGTTTCGTTAGAGAAATCAGCAGGGAGGAACTCGCAGACCGAACGCGCGGCGACGCTTACTACACGGCATACAATGTAGGCATCGCGTGGATGCTCGCCGGCGGAACTCCGGATGAACAGAAGGAATGGTGCGAAAAAGTGGTCGCGCTGTATAACTTTGAGCCTTGGTTCGGCCAAAAGATAGAGTGGTAGGCCTGTGCGTTAGCCGCACAAGCCTACCACTTCCGTTAAATTGTCCCTGTCCAATTCTGTTGTTAGCTCAAGCCCGGTTAACTCAGGTGCTTGCCGATGAAGTCGAAGAGCTTGTTCCACCCGTCCACTGCCTGCTCCTGCCGGTACGCGCCGCGGTCATAGTAGAAGAAGCCGTGCCCCGCGCCCTCGTACATGTGGAACTCGTAGTCCTTGCCGGCGGCCTTCAGCGCTGCCTCGTGCTGGTCCACCTGCTCAGGCGTCGGGCTTGCGTCCTCTGCGCCGAACAGCCCCAGCAGCGGGCATGACAGGTCTGCGGTGTAGTCTATCGGCGCGACCGGCTGCTGTGGTGGCCTGTCGTCCTCCGCCTGCACGACGCGCCCGCCCCAGCACTCGACCGCAGCGTCGAACGAAGTCGAGCGGCAGGCGCACAGGAAGGCGTGCCGCCCGCCCGAGCATGTGCCGAACACGCCCACCTTGCCGTTTGAGTACGGCAGCGAGCGGATGTAGTCGGCGGCTGCGGACATATCGGCGACTACCTGGTCATCCGGTGCGCCGCCTTCTGCGCGAGCCTGCGCCGCAACATCGTCCGGCGTGCCATGCCCAAAGCGGTGATACAGGTCCGGCGAGATTGCCAGATAGCCGTGATGCGCGAACTTGCGCGCGAAGTCGCGGTACAGCTCGTCCCAGCCCGGCAGGTGGTGAATAAGCACCATCGCGGGGAACGGACCATCGCCCAGCGGTCGCGCGAAGTAGGTGTTGATGGCATCCCCATTCGCGCCCTTTATGGTGATGGTCTCCGCGATCATTCCTTCATACTGGTCTGTCGTAT encodes the following:
- a CDS encoding dienelactone hydrolase family protein produces the protein MPHNYTTDQYEGMIAETITIKGANGDAINTYFARPLGDGPFPAMVLIHHLPGWDELYRDFARKFAHHGYLAISPDLYHRFGHGTPDDVAAQARAEGGAPDDQVVADMSAAADYIRSLPYSNGKVGVFGTCSGGRHAFLCACRSTSFDAAVECWGGRVVQAEDDRPPQQPVAPIDYTADLSCPLLGLFGAEDASPTPEQVDQHEAALKAAGKDYEFHMYEGAGHGFFYYDRGAYRQEQAVDGWNKLFDFIGKHLS